GCTTGATACATGACCAGAGCTGTGTACAGCCACTGAGTCCTGACACACTCAACACCCACACCGGTTGCCTTATGCTTCAGTTAGTggcttattaatttataagactacagtacatgtatttatattttgaatagcatattaagaaataagtacctctactactactactactaacAAGTGCATTATCTACAACTAGAGTAAACTTTACCCTGACATACGCTTTATATAAGAAACGCAATACATCTGTAGTGTAAGGATTTGATGCAGGCGATAGGCTCTAAGTATTCTGTGAAGTGTTGTTACTATTGGCTGTTTGATGCGCACTGAACAttgatatcattatttttgtacgaGCTTACAATAACAGAGGTGCGTTGCTTGATCCTATATACTTATGAAGATACCTCCTCAACTATACAAGTGTGTGTTGCATGTGAGTCGAGTCTCGCTGACCACATATCCATGTGTTGTGTAAGTGTATGCTAAAGGTTATTCCTCCTGAATATACGAGCAATATTTTAGGCGAGGTTCCACTGTTACAGGTAGCTAGTAGCCAGTAGCTAGTTCTGTTATAACATGGAAAGTTGATAGCTATCTATTTGTAAGGGAGTGTAGAGCAGGGCAGTGTGGCTAGTCTTGATGTATGTTGCGAGTGAGTGTCACATATGATCTTGTTTACAAACGCACACCGTAACCTTAGTGAGCTGTTGTAATACATTGTATTGACTAGTGTGCAGGGTTTGTCCACTGCGCTTTATTAATGTGTACTGgtataatgtatacatttgAACAAACTAGCTATTTAAGTTACTTCATTCACTGTTCAGTGGCgaattcttttcattttttaaactgatttttattatatgcttgttttatttgagtCGGGTTTCTTGTAcattgtttagttttatttgatggaTCATGACTTGTTTATGGAGACGGCAGTCGACCCCTCGTCCGCCACTTGCCGGCTGTTGCTGACATCCGAACATTAAGGAAACTACTTTGACTCGTCTGTGTtctaataattcataaataaataaaaaaattgaacgaagaatatttatatattttataagacttcaatataaaattgtatttttatattcgtataatgtaatgtaatgcGTTCGTGTAATGTATTTTAGTTGTGAGTGATAGTTGGTTAGTCGGTAACGGTACTAGCATATACTTGGGTCTCGAGCGACACCGACGCGATTATAATAAACTCAATATCGgaaatgtgatattttattttcccttTACGAAGACGCCGTCGCCCGTCACGGGCCCCTCACGAGGACACATCGAGGACAGGTGATGGAAATCAATCAACAATGACTAATGAAACAGTTTATTTCTAGGAACATTGATGCTTTGCGAACACGATGCTCGCCGAGCCCTGTACTTGACTCACTTAACATCTGATActtgtatttatatgaaacaaagtCTGAGATGTTTGTGTTCTTTACTCTACTTAAAAATATCGATCCATTCGtcagttttataaaacgtataaaaataaaaaattacaaatcataATTGCTTGTCCCTTTATATACCTACTTATCGAGCTTAACATGACGTCAGGGCACGTCTAGCATAAACCCTAACCCTCGACAAATTCAACGTAAAGAAATCTACTAAGGTTTACACATAACTTGCAAAAGCAGACAAATTATGAGAGTATTTAACTAATTTGATTTCTAAGTACCTACATATGTGAGAGAGCTatgtaaagttaataatacaaatgaacAGTAATCGTTTTAGCACACTTTGTGTAATATCTTAGGAAGACACATGTTAATGTAGCCTCTTGGGGAGCTCAAACGGCGTCGTCTGCGTCCGGGGGTCGCGCGGCCAGTTTAGCGGCCATGGCAGTGAGCACGTCCGTAAGCCGCGCGAACCGCTGGTTAGAGGGAGAGCGCGCGCCTCGCTCGCCCCATAGAAACACTGCTGCCATCTCAGTACGGAAGAGTTCCAGCAGCGTCGGCGAGGGCGCGGTGGACGGCTGCAGCACGGGCCGCGCTCGCCTGCGGAGAGCCTCCGCCTGCTGAGGCAGGTTGCGAGCCGCCTCCAGGTGTGCCGCCGTCGCGTTGAAGTCGAACTCTAGACTGTTCATGAGACTGTTGGGGAAGGTGTCGTCCGGCTGCAGCAGGCCGCCGCCCTCACCGTCTGAAACATGGATTCATGTAGAATACACGCTCCGGCTGGTTAACTGACGGACTACACTATGTTTACCGAACAGATGGAAGCACAGCACCGGTGGTATGACGTGAGGAGTGGTCGTGTTGGGTGGTAGCGGGTTGGTTCCCTCGTTCATGCTCTTGAAGGATGGCCGCAGTTTTGCTTCGAACATGAAAGCGTTGTCCGTGTACACACGCCGCAGTATATTCCAAGCATTCTCTAAACACTCTACCTgcagatatattataatacttaaaaatattctaatgttAGATACTGTGatgctttattaaaatcttacaaaCCTGTGGCATACATAAGCCGAACATTATTGCTGAGAATCCGTATAGATTTCCTAGGGCCGTTTTTGTTTCAATGGCTAAAAGAATCCAATCGTTGATAGTATCTGCtctttgtctgtctgtttgacAGGTCAGTATAGTGACGGCTACCAGGAGGCGAAATGTTTCAACTCTGCAATAAAAACAGACATTCATTATTAACGGATATTTAGTAAATACCTACCATAaactattgtataaatattacctCTCTATGATATCCAGTCTTAGAGATCGTCCCTGAGGTAAAAAACACAACTCTAAGCCTGACGCCATTTTATCTAGACCTTCAATTTGTAACGATTCATCCAGAAGAAAATGTAGATCGACATAAGTTAGGTGGTTGGCCAAAATGCGAGGGCCGGAAGTTCGTAATAACAGTTTAATGGTATGCAGCGTTTCAGATTCCAATGGTTTCGTGAGAGACGGTGGAATGATCTGACTCTGAAAGTTTTCGAGGTTAATTCTAGAGTCAACGATAAAATTCAAGTTTTCCATTTGCAAAAGTCTCGCTTCGGTAAGTTCGTAATCAAACTGTTGTTTGACAGAGGGCGTGCTGGTAGTATTGTAGTCAGTTTCATGTCTGCTCTTGGAATCCCCGAGCGCAGAGCTCTGCGTGGAGTCCCCGGAGCCATTGCCGGAATCGGAACCGGATACGTGATAGAGTCGATGCAGCTCCAGGCGGCGCTCGTCGGTCTTGGCAGGCTCGCAGCGCGCGGGCTTCGCCGGCGGACTGGTCGGTAAGTTCGCGTCCCACGTGTTACAACCTGAAGACGACTCATTGGGAAATATCTTGCcgtgtttatttgtttgactTTGTATTACACCATCGGCACTGGCACTCTTACCGTGAGTCACGTGTTGAGCCATGTCTATGGGAGTCAACGAGTGAGACCTCTGTTTCTTGAAAGGTACGCGCAGTTGTGCTCCTGGCTTAGCCGCGAAGTGACTATACAGACTGTACGCATTTCCATAGTTGCCGTCAGCGTTGGGCGATGTCACAGTCCCGCCATCATCGCCCGATACGTAATTCGTTAAAGGAACCAAACGGTTCGCCGGATATTGTATGCGAGCCCCGGATGCTGCCGATATTGGTTTACCGGAACCGACGTAAGACGTTATAAGGTCAGCGACTGTATCGTACGCTTCATCTTCGAACTGATATTGATATCTCTCAAACACTGTGTCGGGATGAACGACGATCTGAAAATCGAATAGAATCGAGTGTGTCATATCTAAATTGAAATACGTCAGCTTCGATTGCCGATGCTCATAACGTTTGAACTATACTGGTTACCCTCTGTATGACAAAGTGGAGATGTTGACCGTTCGAGCGACAGCTGAGTACGTAATTATCTGGTTGTGATGACGAGTCCCTCACGAGGAACTCCCGGTCCTGCTGCAGGAGTGCCTCAGCAGCCGCTCTGCTCAACGCCCCATGGTACCATCCGTGAGAGACGATCTGCTCGGATGGTAGAGATAGCTCCCACTCCAGTAACCCTGACGACGTCATCATACTCTTGTCCTAGAAATTGTTCCTCACTACACTTAGGTACTTACTTTAAAATCTCATGAGCACTAATAAATGATACGTTCACGAAGTAAATatcttgtaattaatatttttatcagagTTAATGCtacaaatattgaatttagttATCATTTTGTTGATTCACTGATCGAAGCACGGACACTTGCTATGCCAGTAAGCATactcaatattatattcactATACTGTGACTTACCATTTTGCGACAAGATTATTAATGTGAAActtagttttataacattcctAGCGTGTGTAGTAACTAGGGACACGTTTTACGTGGTGCCGTTCAAAGTAAACCAGCGAGGGGTGACTCGGATCAATACAATTCGCCGCCCTCATTTTCCCTTCTATGTTGGTGACTACTGGATAATATAAACAGACTCCAACTTCATATCGAATAATCTGTAGAGCTATTGCTTAACTAAAATGtgataattcatattaaaaatgacttCTCCTCaatgagatataaaaatatatttagatgtatggcacatttatatagataattgtttgaaaatattcgttttatagAAACTAATCAGAGGGTCCTAGCGTACACAAcattacaaacataataattaaatcattaattgttatcactatttaataatacaactgCCGGaatgtgtttgtttgtgtcTATGAGAACTTTCAAACTTAATCAATCTAAAATGAATTCgctataaagataaatagaaCCTTTAAGagcaaaaaagttatttatttccgCAATAAGCATTATTAACACGGGAGGAGCTGCGGGAAAATGTCCACGTAGGTAGTAAAGAACCCACTATCAAAAATATCACCTGTGACAGTCTGAACATTCAACAATGGAATCAGATTTCAGTGTCATGAGGAAGTAAGTGCTGGTGTTTGTTGAATATTCGTTTTTATACAAGCAAAAGTGGTTTCTGACGGAAATCGTCTCATCAGATATGTGTCACAAACATGATCGTCCGTGTGAAACGATCACGTCGCGAACTAATTATCACTTTAATTATAGcgttaaagattttaaatagcgaatgttatgaaaaaagtaattatcgTTTTACACTTAAGAAAAAGTGAATCTAtattaagtgtattttattattttacagatcTGCGGAAAATTGTGCGAGATCAATCGAAAATGGTGCAGAGACCTTACCACTACCACCTCAGCTTCACCAACGACTCTCGACCCATGCAACAACATTTCGTGTACCCAGGTTTTACACAAATGAAatctattatacataaaatgcaGCGTCCAAAAATGTCAACAATCCTAGCGTCACTGGACACGGGAAGAAGTAAATCAACGTACTCAGGAATGAATATTGCCAAAAAATCCGGAATCCATCCGTTCGAGCTGAGACTCACAAGAAATACCTTTAGTAACACCTCCAACCTTCCTCGCAATAAAGACggtcatttaatttttcctGATTTAAACACTCTTgaacatttcaattataacaatagtAATCCGGTAGATACTTATGAGAACCACATTGGCTCGGTTCCAACCTCTAACTTTTTTCCCCTCGTTCAAAACAACCCTTCACGGACTACTGCACCAGAAGCTAGCGTAAGCGTCTTTCCTCTAGTAACTTCGTCGACCACGGATGTAACCGAGGATAGCGGTCTACTTATCAAAAGTATCTACAACTCTAGCACTAATAAAACCGCTAATGATTTCGAAGTCCCGAAACAAAAATA
This Danaus plexippus chromosome Z, MEX_DaPlex, whole genome shotgun sequence DNA region includes the following protein-coding sequences:
- the LOC116777088 gene encoding breast cancer anti-estrogen resistance protein 3 homolog — translated: MDKSMMTSSGLLEWELSLPSEQIVSHGWYHGALSRAAAEALLQQDREFLVRDSSSQPDNYVLSCRSNGQHLHFVIQRIVVHPDTVFERYQYQFEDEAYDTVADLITSYVGSGKPISAASGARIQYPANRLVPLTNYVSGDDGGTVTSPNADGNYGNAYSLYSHFAAKPGAQLRVPFKKQRSHSLTPIDMAQHVTHGKSASADGVIQSQTNKHGKIFPNESSSGCNTWDANLPTSPPAKPARCEPAKTDERRLELHRLYHVSGSDSGNGSGDSTQSSALGDSKSRHETDYNTTSTPSVKQQFDYELTEARLLQMENLNFIVDSRINLENFQSQIIPPSLTKPLESETLHTIKLLLRTSGPRILANHLTYVDLHFLLDESLQIEGLDKMASGLELCFLPQGRSLRLDIIERVETFRLLVAVTILTCQTDRQRADTINDWILLAIETKTALGNLYGFSAIMFGLCMPQVECLENAWNILRRVYTDNAFMFEAKLRPSFKSMNEGTNPLPPNTTTPHVIPPVLCFHLFDGEGGGLLQPDDTFPNSLMNSLEFDFNATAAHLEAARNLPQQAEALRRRARPVLQPSTAPSPTLLELFRTEMAAVFLWGERGARSPSNQRFARLTDVLTAMAAKLAARPPDADDAV